The genome window ACACAGATGGTGTCGGCGCGAACAGGCAGTGGCTTTCCATTGACGCTGTCCACTTTGCCATTGCGCATTGCGTCGATAACGCGCGATGCCGCGTATCCTGGATCAACCTCACCATGCGACCGGGTGATGATCAGACTTCCGTTGTCATCGTATTCCAGATCGGCAAAGAACTCTGCCGAGAAGGGGATACCGCGTTCTTTGTAAACCATTTCGTGCTGGGTGCCAGCTAGTCCAAGCACGGGCACACCATAGACTTCGGCGGCATCGGCAACGGCATGGGCGATGTGCTCCATGCGCGCTGCCATGCCATAGAGTGCGCCGTGTGGTTTGAGGTGGGACAGCGCGACACCGCCGGCATCGAGAAAGCCCTTCAGTGCTCCGATCTGATAGAGGATGATATTGGCCATTTCCTCACGGCCAATCTTCATTTCCCGCCGGCCGAATCCGGCCAGATCGGGGAGCGAGAAATGTGCACCAATTTTTACGTTATTCTTGCGGGCCAGCTCTACGGTGCTGCGCATGTGGTTAGGGTCGGAGCCATGGAAACCGCAGGCTATGTTTGCCTGAGTGATGTACGGCATCATGCCTTCATCATCACCCATTTTGTAAAGGCCGAAGCTTTCACCCATGTCACAATTAATATCTGCATGCATCGTTTGTTCTCCTTAATTCTTGAGGGAGGCAACGTAGCGAAGCCTGATCTGGTCAGCGATGACCGCGAGTATCAGCAAAGTGCCAAGCACTACAGTTTGTAAGTAGGATTCGATTTGCGCGAGGTTCATGCCGTTCTGAATCAGTCCGATGAACAGTGCACCGAGTACGACGCTCTCAAGGCGCCCCACACCACCTCGAAGACTGACTCCAGCGATGACGCAGGCGGCAATTGATTCCAACGGCATCGAAGCACCAATGTTGGCTTCGCCGGTGTCAATACGCGCCGTCAAAAGCATACCGGCGACGGCTGCGAAGAAAGCGCTCAGCACATAGGTGAAGAACAGCGTGGCTTTAGTGTTGATGCCGGACAGTGATGCAGCCTTCAGATTGCCGCCGACCGCATAGAAATACCGGCCCTGAGGCGTACGGTAGAGGAACACATAGAGTGCAATCGCCAGCAATACAGCCACAAAGACTGGCGCGGGTATACCGAGCAGGGAACCATAGCCAAAGGTGTCGCTGAAGGCGCGAGGCATCCCGTAAACAGGCACGCCACCGGTCAGGTATAGCGCGACACCGAAACCGACCGATGCCATGCCGAGCGACACCATGAAAGGCGACACGTTGAAGAAGGCGACGCCCGCACCGTTGACGACACCAATCATGACGCCTGCCAGAATGCCGGCCAAACAGCCAACGGCGATGGCCAACCAGACCATGTCGGGAGCCATCGAGAAGATGGTGGCCATCACCAACGCCCCGACCACTGAGCTCAGTGCCAGGGCCGTGCCAACCGACAGGTCAAAGCCCCCGGTGAGCAGGGCCATCATCTGGCCAAGTGCAACAATCATGAGGTAGACCGATTGGCGAAGCACGTTCATCAGGTTTTGCAGCGTAAGGAAGTTGTCCGACAACAGTGTGAACACAACCATGGCGATGAACAGTAGAAACGGCAGAATGCCGAGCTTGACGAACAGACGTTTGGTTAAGTTCCCAAGGCCGCCGATGGCCGGCGCGCTCGGCGCAGTATCAGATTGCTCAGCCATTAGCAGGCCTCCTTTTCGAAGAAATGGGCAAGCACCTTCTCCTCTGTGAGTTCATCGGCCTGCAGTTCGGCCTGAGTCCGTCCGTGGTAAAAAACGTAGGCGCGGGTAGTAAGGTGAAGTATTTCAGGCAGGTCGGACGAAATAAGGATGATGGCCACACCGCTGCGTGCGAGTTCAATAATGAACTCATAAATTGAAGCGCGTGTGCCAACATCGACGCCCACTGTTGGTTCGTCGAAAACGATCAGGTCGTACTTGCGGGTCAAGGCACGGGCAAGCATCACCTTTTGCTGGTTGCCACCGGAAAAGTGTTCGACCGTACGTTCAATTTGCGGCGGCGACAGATTGAGCCTTGTGGTGAGAGCTTCAACTGCCTTTTTTTCGCCACCACGATTGATAAAAATACCCTTTGAGAATGGCTCGATGTCGAGTGAAGCGAGCGCAACATTCTCGCGCACCGATCGCGTCATCATCAGGCCCTCGTTGTGCCTGTCTGCAGGCAAATAGAGGAAACCATCCCGTATATTGCGTTTTGGTGTGTGGCCGGCAATATCCTGGCCCTTCAACGTGACAGTCCCGGTGCGGATTGCCATTGCACCGAAACAGGCCTGCATCAGTTCCGATTTTCCCGATCCAACCAGACCGGCCATGCCAACCACCTCACCGGCCCGCACGGTCATGGATGCATCGACCACTGTGCCGTCGTGTGTCGTGACATTCCTGGCGTCAAGTACCACCTCGCCCGGCGCATTCAGGTTCAGCTCCGGAAAGATGGCACCAACCACACGACCGGTCATGAGCTGCACCAGATCATCCTCCGTCGCTTCCGTCGCATTGACAGTATCGATGTAGCGGCCGTCGCGAAGAACAGTGATACGGTCGCCAATACGACGAATTTCAGCCATCCGGTGAGTAATGTAGATGACTCCAACACCCCGTTCCTTTAAGCCACCAATCAATTCGAACAACTGGTCAGTCTCATGCGTGGTGAGTGAGGCCGTAGGTTCATCGAGAATCAAAACCTGAAGTTCGGAACGAAATGCCTTGGCGATCTCGACCATCTGTTGCTCTGCACGGGTGAGGTTATCGACAAGCTGGTCGGGTCTCAGCGCGAAGCCAAGCTCATCAAGCGTCTCCTTTGCCTCCCGGCTGATACGAGCCCGGTCGAGTAATCCGGCGCGTCTGGGCTCGGCACCAAGAAACAGGTTCTCCTCTACTGTCATTTGAGAGATCAATGAGAATTCCTGGAAAACCGCCGAAATTCCCAGGGAGCGAGCGTCGTGAACCGAAGCCAGTGTCACCGGCTTACCTTTGTAGGTTATTTGGCCGGTGCTCGGCTGGTTGGCACCAGCCAGAATGGAAATCAGGGTTGACTTCCCTGCACCGTTCTCACCGAACAGCACATGCACTTCACCGGGAAGCAGCTCGAAATCCACGCCATCGAGCGCCCGGACGCCGGGATAGTCCTTGGTAATAGCCTGGGTCTGGAGGAGCGGGAGCAGGTTTGCTCCCCCCTCCTCACAAACCTGCTGGTTGTTGATTGAATTCAACATGACTTATTTTACCGAAAACACGGGGCGGAAGCCGTCTGGTGCCAGGGTCGAAGCCGGGTCGAACTCGTCGTAGTTGTCCTGCGTTACCACATAGAGCTTCGGGCCAACATGCTTGAGATAATCTTTGCCTTCCAGTATCCGCACGGCCTGGTCGACAGCGATGCGGCCCTGGACGACGGTGGAGTCTGTTGGTGCAGCAAGGATCTGGCCACGCGCGATACCCCGATCAACACCTGGAGCATAATAATAAGAGACCACCTTGACTTTATCCGTCAGACCGCGTGAACGCAGGATTGGAATGGCTGCTTCTGCTGTGACCGCAGTGCCGACAATGTAGTCAAGGTCCGGATAGGTCTGGAGGGTATCCTCAACGAGCCTAGCCTGGGCTTCCTTACCGGTGTCACCGTATTTCGTTTCTATCATCTCAATAGCGGAACCCTCTACCGCGCCCAGAAAGCCGGTATTCCCCGCTTCGACCCAGCCGGCACCGGCAGGTCCCGGGAACCAGGCCACTTTCGCGGACTCACCACCGGCAGGATGCAGATCGGCCAGGAATTCACCGGCCTTGGCACCCATTTCGCCAAAGGAAACCAGCGACTTGGCCGAGAGCTTGTCAGACGACATTCCGTTGATGACGTCGATGACCGGGACACCTTTCTCACTGATCTCAGCGACCAGGTTGTTAAGCCCGTCATAGGCGATGGCGCCGATGATAACGGCATCAGCACCTGCTGAAACGCAGTCCTCGATCTGGGAGATCTGAGTGTTCAGGTTGGTGTAGCCACCCGCATCAGTCACAGTGGCTGCCACACCGACCCGTTTGGCTTCTTCGGTGATGCCGTAGTTGACGCCTAGCCAGTAGGCATCCTTCATGTGCGGGAAAGAAACGCAGAGATTCCATTTTTGTGCAGCTTGGTCGACTGGAACGTAATCCGCCTTGCTGCGCGGGCTCTCCATATTAAAAGGCGGGGTCCAGACTTCGACAGGATAGGGGTACCATTCCTCT of Marinobacter sediminum contains these proteins:
- a CDS encoding sugar ABC transporter ATP-binding protein, whose protein sequence is MLNSINNQQVCEEGGANLLPLLQTQAITKDYPGVRALDGVDFELLPGEVHVLFGENGAGKSTLISILAGANQPSTGQITYKGKPVTLASVHDARSLGISAVFQEFSLISQMTVEENLFLGAEPRRAGLLDRARISREAKETLDELGFALRPDQLVDNLTRAEQQMVEIAKAFRSELQVLILDEPTASLTTHETDQLFELIGGLKERGVGVIYITHRMAEIRRIGDRITVLRDGRYIDTVNATEATEDDLVQLMTGRVVGAIFPELNLNAPGEVVLDARNVTTHDGTVVDASMTVRAGEVVGMAGLVGSGKSELMQACFGAMAIRTGTVTLKGQDIAGHTPKRNIRDGFLYLPADRHNEGLMMTRSVRENVALASLDIEPFSKGIFINRGGEKKAVEALTTRLNLSPPQIERTVEHFSGGNQQKVMLARALTRKYDLIVFDEPTVGVDVGTRASIYEFIIELARSGVAIILISSDLPEILHLTTRAYVFYHGRTQAELQADELTEEKVLAHFFEKEAC
- a CDS encoding ABC transporter permease, which codes for MAEQSDTAPSAPAIGGLGNLTKRLFVKLGILPFLLFIAMVVFTLLSDNFLTLQNLMNVLRQSVYLMIVALGQMMALLTGGFDLSVGTALALSSVVGALVMATIFSMAPDMVWLAIAVGCLAGILAGVMIGVVNGAGVAFFNVSPFMVSLGMASVGFGVALYLTGGVPVYGMPRAFSDTFGYGSLLGIPAPVFVAVLLAIALYVFLYRTPQGRYFYAVGGNLKAASLSGINTKATLFFTYVLSAFFAAVAGMLLTARIDTGEANIGASMPLESIAACVIAGVSLRGGVGRLESVVLGALFIGLIQNGMNLAQIESYLQTVVLGTLLILAVIADQIRLRYVASLKN
- a CDS encoding LamB/YcsF family protein, which codes for MHADINCDMGESFGLYKMGDDEGMMPYITQANIACGFHGSDPNHMRSTVELARKNNVKIGAHFSLPDLAGFGRREMKIGREEMANIILYQIGALKGFLDAGGVALSHLKPHGALYGMAARMEHIAHAVADAAEVYGVPVLGLAGTQHEMVYKERGIPFSAEFFADLEYDDNGSLIITRSHGEVDPGYAASRVIDAMRNGKVDSVNGKPLPVRADTICVHSDTPNAIDIAKAVNAAVNQL
- the torT gene encoding TMAO reductase system periplasmic protein TorT, whose protein sequence is MKRILSASTATVAMAFAISSSAMAEEWYPYPVEVWTPPFNMESPRSKADYVPVDQAAQKWNLCVSFPHMKDAYWLGVNYGITEEAKRVGVAATVTDAGGYTNLNTQISQIEDCVSAGADAVIIGAIAYDGLNNLVAEISEKGVPVIDVINGMSSDKLSAKSLVSFGEMGAKAGEFLADLHPAGGESAKVAWFPGPAGAGWVEAGNTGFLGAVEGSAIEMIETKYGDTGKEAQARLVEDTLQTYPDLDYIVGTAVTAEAAIPILRSRGLTDKVKVVSYYYAPGVDRGIARGQILAAPTDSTVVQGRIAVDQAVRILEGKDYLKHVGPKLYVVTQDNYDEFDPASTLAPDGFRPVFSVK